A segment of the Mustelus asterias unplaced genomic scaffold, sMusAst1.hap1.1 HAP1_SCAFFOLD_113, whole genome shotgun sequence genome:
CAGAAACTTTTATATCCGCTACCCGTGGAGCCATGGATAGTGATGGGAGAGGCTCCAAATTGTTTCCATCATatgactgaccaggaatctctcctgctcttattgTCTATCATTGGTGTATGtttgaagggcagcatggtggcacagtggttagcactgctgcctcacagcgccagggatccaggttcgattcctggcccgggtcactgtctgtgtggagtttgcacattctcagtgtgtctgcgtgggtttcctctgggtgctctggtttcctcccacagtccaaagatgtgcaagttaggtgcattggccatgctaaattgccctttagtatcagggggactagtctGGGTCAATGcctggggatagggcaagggcgggattgtggtcggtgcagacacgatgggccgaatggcctctttctgcactgtagtgattctatgaatgatttacagtttggccacattatgaacacaccttcctcggCCATGTACTCTGAGTGGGACTGGAAAccagagcttctgactcagaagaaGGGTCACTCCCCACTGCACCACATCTTCACAGTGCACAATCCAGACTAATAAATCTAACAGGAAAACAGGAGACATTTCTTTTCACAAACAGTTGTTAAAATGTGGAACTGACTGGAAGCAGTTGAGACAGATAACTTAGAttttttcaaaaggaaactagatgagaatgagagaaaagagaagctgaaaggctgagatgaggtTAGCAGAATGGGAGGAGACTCGTGTGGAGTAGAAACTCTGTACAGACTAGATTgcccgaatggcctgtttgtgtattATATCGTCTATGTAATTCTTTGTGAAATTATTTTGCAGGGTAatggaagaggaggatttgcagtcaggaaaaACAAACCAAACTTTGTGTCACAATTGGAAAGTCAATTCATCAGGATGTGAAGATTTGTACACCTGAAGGGACTTAATTGACTGTCTCAGCAGGAAGCTGGTGAGAGTCTGTAAACCTGCTCTtcctgtgggaagggattgatACAGTTGGTAAACATGCTGACACGACAGCGAACTCGCCATAGTGAGAGtccgttcatctgctccgtgtgtggaaaGAAGTTCATGTGTTcgtccaacctgctggctcaccaactcgaTCACATTGATGAGGACcctcttcaaagctctgactctGGGGACAGCGTTGAGACGCCTGAGGAACAGGTccaacaccagctccttcacactgacgagagaccgttcagttgctcccactgcgggaagaggttcagccagtcctctcgccttgcagagcaccagctccttcacacacacgagagaccgttcagctgctctcactgtggggagtcattcagcgactcagtgcatctcactgagcaccaacaagttcacaccaaggacaggccattcagctgctcccagtgtgggaagagattcactcagtcctcccactgcacTGAGCACCAGCTCATTCATTCTGATGAGAGAAGTTTTAAATGCTCAGAGTGTGAGAAGACCTTTAAAACGAACAATAGTCTCCTGAGACACCAATGcactcacagtggggagaggccgttcccgtgctctgtgtgtgggaagagattcaattaTTCATTCCATCTTCTGAGGCACAAACTTgttcacacgggggagaaaccattcacctgctccgagtgtgggaatggATACACTCGCTCATCTCACCTTGTGAttcaccaacgaattcacaccggagaaaggccgttcacctgctccgagtgtgggaggggattcactcgtTCAACGCACCTTGTGATGCACAAGCGgattcacattggggagaggccattctcttgctctgtgtgtgggaagagattcactcagtcatccgccctgcgcacacacaagcgagttcacaccagggagaggccgttcacctgcttcgTGTGTGGGAAGAGTTTCCCTCGTTTGTCCCATGTTGTGATACACgagcgggttcacaccggggagaggccgtacaTTTGTCATGTGTGCGGGAGGGCCTTTACTTGTTTACACCACGTGCAGAAACACCAGcttgttcacaccggggagaaggccttcatctgctccgtgtgtgggaagcgtTTCCCTGAGTCCTCCAGCCTCCAGAGACACGAACGcatccacactggagagaagcccttcacctgctgtgtgtgtgggaagggat
Coding sequences within it:
- the LOC144484509 gene encoding uncharacterized protein LOC144484509 — encoded protein: MLTRQRTRHSESPFICSVCGKKFMCSSNLLAHQLDHIDEDPLQSSDSGDSVETPEEQVQHQLLHTDERPFSCSHCGKRFSQSSRLAEHQLLHTHERPFSCSHCGESFSDSVHLTEHQQVHTKDRPFSCSQCGKRFTQSSHCTEHQLIHSDERSFKCSECEKTFKTNNSLLRHQCTHSGERPFPCSVCGKRFNYSFHLLRHKLVHTGEKPFTCSECGNGYTRSSHLVIHQRIHTGERPFTCSECGRGFTRSTHLVMHKRIHIGERPFSCSVCGKRFTQSSALRTHKRVHTRERPFTCFVCGKSFPRLSHVVIHERVHTGERPYICHVCGRAFTCLHHVQKHQLVHTGEKAFICSVCGKRFPESSSLQRHERIHTGEKPFTCCVCGKGFVQSFDLVKHRRVHTRKKLLTCSVCEKRFTRTSRLLKHQKLHILPTKLDSAVAAENHTQD